A section of the Castanea sativa cultivar Marrone di Chiusa Pesio chromosome 12, ASM4071231v1 genome encodes:
- the LOC142619470 gene encoding patatin-like protein 2, with protein FEINPEEYGDLITILSIDGGGIRGIIPSIMIEFLKSEIQKLDGPDARIADYFDIIAGTSTGGLVTSMLTAPNENNRPLFAAKDIKNFYLYHCPKIFPQHNRWIDPMVKILTGPKYDGQYLHKILKDKLGDTHLHQTLTNVVIPTYDIKLRQPTIFSSYKVKKNPSMDALLSHICIGTSAAPTFLPAYYFETNDPKMEVREFNLIDGGVAADNPTKLAIGEAIKEIISSKVITKDDTLNRTISSVDIATKENLDNLVKIREELSDKPVSRVNLDTGILEPTNQGTNREALSSAAKVLSMHKRLAEAGSQHGK; from the exons TTTGAAATTAATCCTGAAGAATATGGAGATCTAATCACCATTCTTAGCATTGATGGAGGAGGAATAAGAGGGATAATTCCAAGCATTATGATTGAGTTCCTAAAATCCGAAATTCAG AAACTGGATGGGCCGGATGCAAGAATTGCTGACTATTTTGATATAATTGCTGGGACTAGCACTGGTGGACTTGTGACTAGCATGCTAACTGCCCCAAATGAAAACAATCGCCCTTTGTTTGCTGCAAAAGATATCAAAAACTTCTATCTTTATCACTGCCCTAAAATCTTCCCTCAACATAACAG atggattgat CCGATGGTCAAAATTTTGACTGGTCCAAAATATGACGGCCAGTATTTACATAAAATCCTCAAAGACAAGTTAGGAGATACCCATTTACACCAGACACTAACAAATGTAGTGATTCCAACCTATGATATCAAGCTAAGACAACCTACTATCTTCTCTAGTTACAAG GTGAAGAAGAATCCTAGCATGGATGCCTTGCTCTCACATATATGCATAGGAACTTCAGCTGCCCCAACATTTCTACCGGCTTACTATTTTGAAACCAATGATCCCAAAATGGAAGTGAGGGAATTTAATCTAATTGATGGTGGTGTTGCTGCTGACAATCCA ACTAAGCTTGCTATTGGGGAAGCAATAAAAGAAATCATTTCTAGCAAAGTAATCACCAAA GATGATACATTAAACAGAACAATTTCTTCTGTGGATATTGCCACCAAAGAAAACTTGGATAATCTTGTGAAAATTAGAGAGGAATTATCAGATAAACCGGTTTCGAGGGTGAATTTGGATACTGGAATTCTTGAGCCTACTAATCAAGGTACAAATAGAGAGGCTCTCAGCAG TGCAGCTAAAGTTTTATCCATGCATAAAAGGCTTGCTGAAGCAGGATCACAACACGGAAAATAA